The genomic segment CATGTACAATCTGGGCGAGCAGATCAACAGCGTACGCACCCTGGTAGAGCATGCCGAAGGATTAACAGAGGAAGCCTTCACCAACCGTGCCGTTATGCACCGCATGAAGTCTGACCGCTCACTCGAAGTAGTAAGTGTAGACATTGCCGGCATCATGAACGGCAAGACTCCAGATATTCCATTGAAGGAAAACGATGTTCTCTTCATCCCTACCCGACAGGAAAAGATTGTAGAGCGCACCCTCACCATCCGTGGCGAAGTGCAGTATCCAGGCGTCTATCAATATGCCGACAATGAGACCCTCGAAGACTTCGTTCTTCAGGCAGGCGGCTTGACCGACAAAGCTTCAACCGTTAATGTAATGGTAAGCCGTAGAGTAGCGGATGCCAAGGCTTTACGTCCAGATAGCGTTATCGCCAAGACCTACACCCTATCTCTCAAAGACGGCTTCGTTATCGACGGCACCCCTGGCTTCAAGCTGATGCCATTTGATGAAGTAATGATCCGTCAGAGTCCGGCTTATGTAGAGCAGCAGAACGTATCGATTACCGGTGAAGTGATGTTTGCCGGTCTCTATACATTAGACCGTCGCAACGCCCGCCTGAGTGAACTCTTCAAGAAGGCAGGTGGAGCTACCGACCAGGCATATCTCAAGGGAGCCCGCATCATCCGCAAAGCCAACGAGCAAGAGAAGCAGCGCATGGAGGCAGTATTGAAGATGCAGCGCGAAGAGATGCAGAAGAACCTTCTGCAGCTTGCCGCGAGCAGCAACAATGCCAGTGCCATCTCGCAGACCTCTAAGGATGTAGAGCGTACCAACATAGAGAAGTTCAACGTACCTAGCGAATACCCTGTAGGTATCGACCTTCCAGAAGCACTGGCGAACCCAGGCAGTGATGCCGACATCATCCTGCGAGAGGGCGACCGTCTGGTCATTCCTCAGTACAATGGTACGGTAAAGATCAATGGTGCCGTAATGCTTGCCAATACAGTAGCCTACGAAAAGGGCAAGAAGGCAAGCTACTATATCGATCAGGCAGGTGGTTTTGCCTCAGATGCATTAAAGAGCAAGGCATACATCATCTATATGAATGGTAAGGTAGCCAAGCTCTCGCATGGTGCCAAAGTGCAGCCAGGCAGCGAGATTGTCATCCCAACTAAGCTGAAGCGCAAGATGAGTACCGCCGAAATGATGAGTATGGGAAGCAGCATGAGCAGCATCGCCGCCATGATTGCTACGATTGCCAATATGAGTAAGTAAGTGAAGTATGACGGCACTGAAACTCTTACCAAATGTCCTCATTTCAAAGAATGGATAACAACAATTGAAACTGAAGTATCAAATTCGCTGAAAGAATAGACAATAATTGGTAACAACTGCATAACAGATTCTCATCCAAAAGTTTGGCAGATTCGAAGAAAAGTTGTAATTTTACAAGAAATAACATAAAAATAAAGAAAATGGACTTAAATACATTAATAAATGCTAGATTAGAAATGATGGGCAACGACAGACCATCAAGTTCTTGCAGTACGCATGGTGATACAAGAAAAGAAGCTATTGCACAAGCAATAGAATTTCTCCAGCGCGAATACGAGTCTAATGAACTTGATGAACCATCCGAATATGGCTATCGAGTTAATGTAGAAATCTTTAAGAAAGGCAAGCCGAGATTCTAAAATAGTTTTTTGCCAAAAACTCGGAGAATCTGGGTAATCGTTGTACTTTTGCATAGAAAAATAAAAGTAGATAGAAAAATGAGTGAAAATACAGAATATAGTTATAAAACAGCAGATCAAGCATCCGCTAATCTCGTTCATCTGGTTTCTTTACTAAAAAAGAAACTTTTAGCGATCCTAATATTTACCTTTAGTGTGATGATACTGACTGGCATATACATTTTCAGTCTGCCAAGAACGTGGAAATCAGATACGATACTCTTGCCTGAATCATCAGCAAATTCGGTATCAGGAAATCTTGGGTCAATAGCAGCAATTGCTGGAATAAAAATGAATACAGGTTCAACAGAAGATGCTATCTACCCTGAGTTTTATCCAAAAGTATTAGGATCTACTATATTCCTTACCGAATTGCTCAAACAAGAAATAACCGTATCTCGCCTTCATAAGAAGGTAAGCATCTTTGAGTATTTTGAAAATTGTCAGATTAAACCGTGGTGGGGCAAATTGTTCAATTTAAAGAAGGAAATTATAAAGTCAAATATAAATCCTACACATATATCCAAACAGCAACAGACTATTGTTGATGCTCTATTTGGTTCGTTTTTTTGCAGTGTGGATAAGAAAACAGATATGATTTCGGTAAGCGTAACAACTCTTGATGCAGATGTTTCTGCACAAATTGCAGATTTGATCCGCAAAAGATTGCAAATATACATCACACAGTATCGTACAAACAAATCTCGTAAAGACGTAGAGTATACAAGAAAGATTGTTGCTGAGTCAAGAGCTCAATACATTAAAGCACAACAAAAGTACTCAGCTTATTGCGATGCCAATGAAGATATTGGTCTCATGTCTTTTACACAGGTTAGAGACCGATTGGAGAACGAGATGCAGATGGCATACAACATGTATCAACAATCAGTGCAACAGATGCAACTTGCTCAGGCAAAACTTCAAGAACGAACTCCAATATTCGTTACAATACAACCTGCAGCAATACCATCTAAGCCATCTGGACCAAAACGAATAATAACAATAGCTCTAATGTCGTTTTTAGCCTTTTTCTGTAGTTTTTCCTTCTATATGGTCAAAGATATATTCAATCAAAAAATGGGACATGCAACCAACGAATATTAAACAACAATTTTTAACAAACCGCCAAGATCTGGTTGATACCTTATATCTTATGATGTTACAAGGTATCAACCAGCTACTTCCTATTTTTGTGATGCCGTATCTCATGATAAAACTCGGTGCCACAGGTTATGGTTATGTTGGATTTGCTCTGTCTGTTATACAATACCTGATTATCATTGTTGATTTTGGATTTAATCTCAGTGCAACCAAACATATAGCAATGGTAAAAGATGACTATGCTGAACGGAGTCGTGTTTTTTGGAATGTAATTGCAGCCAAATCAGTATTGTTAACTGTTTCAGCAGTTATACTTGGTACTTTGCTTGTCACTGTACCCACTTTTCAATTCTACTCTAGAGCAATCATCGCTACATTTCCAATGCTACTAGGCTCGGTATTTACATTTATGTGGTTTTTTCAAGGAATAGGTAAAATACGTTTATTTTCTATTATAAACACAATATCTAAGGTTACCCTTCTGCCACTCATATTTATTTTCGTGAAGAGTCCTAATGACTATGTACTAGCAGCATTTCTTCAAGCTGCAGTATTTCTGTTTACTGCAATTATTTCTAATGTATATATAATATACAAACGACTTATAAATTGGGTGCCACCAATATGGACTGGGATACAAAGTGAGCTACATACTAGTTTTCCTCTATTTCTCTCATCGGCTTCAACAAGCATATATACACAACTAATCGTTGTTGTACTCGGCTTCTATTGTACAACTGATATCATTGGCAAATACTCTTCTGCAGAGCGTATCATGCGAGCAGTGTGCTTTCTTGTTTACACCCCACTCAACCAGGTATTCTTTCCAAAGATCAGTTCTGTATCTGCAAAGAATTGCAGTGAGGCACGCCGCTTATTTGGACAAGTACGCATACTTGTATTAATGGTCATGGCAATTGTAGGAGTAGCAATCTGGACTAGTAGTATTTGGCTACCATCAGTACTTGGTGAAGACTACTCCGGTCTTGATATCTATTTGAAAATTTTCGCACTTACTCCATTTGCTATTGGAGTTGGAGGTGTTTATGGGCAAATGGGGCTAATAGCTCTAGGGAACGAGCACACTAGCCATCGTTTTCGTGATGTATATTTCATAGCAGCGATTGCATCAATTTGCATGATGTTAATTTTCATACCTTCCCTTCAAGCCGTTGGCGCTAGTATTGTTGTAACAACAACAGAAGTTGCCGTGGCTATCTTAATGATATATAACTATAAAAAATATATGAAATAATGTTGATTGTAACTTTTCTTTTAGCAATTTTAATAGTAGGCATAGGCTATTATATATCGCATGATATATTTTCGCCATACGTAGCAGTACCAGGTGTATGGGCTATTGCTATACTTATATACTATTTCCTACCAAATACATTTTATCCTATCAAGAATAATTTTCCATTCATTCTTACAGTATGGATTGTAGGATTTGTTGTTGCATCTATCGCATGTGATTATATAGCACCACCAGCCTCAAAAATTTCAAAAGAAATACAGCCGAACCAGAATATTTTATTGGTCTATTCTATCATAACATGTATTTCTATTCCCATAGTTTGTGCAGTAATTATAAAACAAGCATTTATGGAAGATCCAGAAAATATATTTCGATACATGAGAATGATGAGCACTGGTCAAGATGAAAATATAGAGATGCCAAAACTTGGCATATTACTCTATTTTGTATCACTTTCCTTTGTTATGATATTTTTTTCTTTGCTTTATTTCAAAAGTAAAACAATGAAAATCATCATAATTCTACTGAATCTTTTATTGGCAACAGTAACTATGGCAAAAACTTCCTTCTTGGGTGTAATGTTCTCATCGTTATACCTTTGTTTTCAACAAGGAAAAATCAAAGTTAAGCATTTGATTATAGGATTGATAATTTTTATTGGATTTAGTTTCGTATTACAATCTGTGCGTGCCGTTGGAGAAGACATGGAAGCTACTAATTTCCTTGCACTTTATTTATCCAGCAGTATGGTTGCATTCGACTATTATGCAGTTCCATGCTCTTCCCCTATAATAGGCATGCATACATTCCGAATTATCTATGCAATAGGCCATGCTATCGGACTTACAGAAGCTCCAACAGACACGATACTTGAATTTGTATCAATACCAGATATTACCAATACATATACAAATATGTATCCCTTTTATGAAGATTTTGGTACTCCTGGAGTATTTCTATTTTCAATAATATATGGCATCTTTTATGGGTACTTATACAAAAAAAGTAGAACTGGAGGAAAACTAGAATTGATACTCTACGCGATTTTTTTAACATTTGTATTGATGGAATTTATCGGAGAATTTATATTTACAAATTTTTCCATTACGATACAGTATGTATTCTTTGCTTCTTTACCTTTTCTTTTCAGCAAGCAAAAAGGTAATTTGGCTTGAAACTAATTCGGTTTTAAATATTTAATTTTGAAGAAATGAACAACATTGATATTTTGATGGCAACATACAATGGAGCATCTTACATAAGAACTCAAATTCAGTCGTTACAAGCCCAAACTTTGACCGATTGGAAATTATATATTCATGACGATGGTTCTTCTGATGACACCATGAGCATCTTAAAAGAAATGAAAGCAATGGACAGTAGAATCAATATAATTGAGGACGGGATAAGATTTCATGAAAGTGGGCTCAATTTCATGCACCTTCTAAAATTTTCAAAAGCTCCATTCTGTATTTTCTGCGACCAAGATGACATCTGGCTAGAGAACAAACTAGAACTGATGCTTAGATTCATTGAAGCAAAAGATAATACAATACCACAGGCTGTATATTCTAATTCTTATGTATATATACCGGAAACATCTGATATTAGCGGCTATGCTACTCTTTGCTTTCCCAAAAAACTAAAAGATGCATTGTTTCTAAACAGTGGCATACAGGGTTGTGCTCTAATGTTTAACGCAGCTCTGCGAGACATTTGTAAAAATGCACCAGACATAGTAGCAATGCATGATCATGTATTGACAGTTTGTGCTGCTGCCCTAGGAGAATTATCTTATCTCAACAAGAGGCTGATGCTATATCGTAGACACCAATCTACTGTTACTGGACCTACTGCTAAGAAACTGTCAGATAGATACAATTCATTCTTTGATATGGACAAAACAGTTATGTCTCACAAACACTATCAGGCATTAAAAAGTTTGTATCAAAAGTATGAAACGTATATTTCTGATGACAACAAGAAAATATTTTCCGACTATTTCCGTTTTGAAAAAGAATGCCGTATACGAAGATTCTTTCATGTACTTGCAAAAGGCTATAAATTATATGGACGAACTTCTATATTGGCAATAAAAGTTTTATTAAGAAAATTTGTATGAAAATATCAATATTTACACCAACATATAATCGCGCCTATACCTTAGGTGCGCTGTATGAAAGCCTGCGAAAGCAGACTTGTCAAGATTTTGAATGGATTATTGTTGATGATGGCTCTACGGACAATACAGAGGAACTATGCCATAGATTTAATTCTGATTTGTTTCCCATTCACTATTTTAAAACTCAAAACCATGGCAAACATGTTGCCATAAACTTTGGGATACAAAAAGCTCTTGGGGAATGGTTCTTCATTGTTGACAGCGATGACCAGTTACCAGAACACAGTATAGAAAATATCATAAAAGAATCAAAAAAAATTAGTGACAACAAAGATATTGCTGTACTCTGTGGCATGAGATTTTACAAAAATGGAGAACGAGTTGGAGGCAATTTAAATTTCAAAGAAATCGATTGTTCTGCTCTTGATTTTAGATATAAATATCATATTAAAGGCGATGCTGCAGAAGCTATACGTACAACCGTTATTAAGAAATATCCATTTCCTGAATTTGATGATGAGCGATTTTGCCCAGAAGCATTACTGTTTAATCGTATAGCTAGAAAATACAAGACACATTATTTTAATAAAAATGTATACTTGTGTGAATACTTGACTGATGGCCTCTCCGCAAAAATCACCAAGATTAGAATGAATAGTTGGAAAGGAACTTGCTTGTGTTATTCTGAACTTGCAAATAGTTCTGTACCCTTTAAGATCAAGTTGCGTTCATGGCTCAACTTTTGGCGTTTTCATGCCTGTCATAAGTCAGAAGAAGTATATGACAATTTGTTCAAAATACCTCGATGGTCAAAAATCATCAAACCTTTCGGATATATTATTCATATAATGGACTTAAAAATCATCAAATAATTAGAAAACGAGAAATGAATATTATTCATATAATAAACACTCTTGAAATAGGAGGAGCAGAGAGACTATTAGTAGAAACTTTGCCAGAAATCAAACAAATGAAACATGACGTAAAAGTTATCCTACTATATTCGTCAAACAGCAATTTTGAAAAGAAGCTGAAACAAAATGGGATTGAAGTGATTGCTCTCAACCATAAACATGAAGCGTATAATATTTGCCTCATAGCCAAACTCCACCAACTAATAAAAGATGCAGATGTTGTACACTCCCATTTGTTTCCATCACAATACTGGGCTGCACTAGCTCATTGTGGCATCAAAAAAGGAATACTAGTAACTACAGAGCACAGTACATCAAATACACGTGCGAAGTATTGGCTAACTACACAAATTGACAAATGTATATATTGCTTGTATGATGGCATTATCTGTATTTCGGAAGCAACAGCTGATTTTATGCGCAAACGTACACCCCATAAAGTCACTATCAAGGTCATTGAAAATGGCGTTCGATTACCATCTGTCAGCAGTCAAAAAGACTTGAATATTCATCGCAAAGACATTGTTAGCGAATTGTCAGATACCAACTTCGTAATATTACAAGTTGCACGTTTCTCTACGCAAAAGAATCAAGACTGCTTAATTCGCGCCCTGAAATTACTACCAGACAATATTCATATACTATTTGCCGGATATGGGAAACGTGAAGAAGTCTGTCGCCAATTAGCTGAGAAAGAAGGTGTATCTGAACGAACTCATTTTTTAGGTATGCGAGAAGATATTGCACAACTATGGAGTATAGCAGACTTAGGTGTAATGTCATCACACTGGGAAGGTTTTGGCTTGGCTGCAGTGGAAGGTATGGCATACGCCAAACCTGTCATTGCATCAAATGTTCCTGGACTTGCCGAAGTTGTTGGTAACAAACAACTATTATTTTCTCCAAACGACGAGCATGAGCTTGCCGTAAAAATATTGCAGTTTTATAACGATAAGAAAATGCTCAAAGATATTGGAATAAAATGCCAAAAACAGGCTAGTAAATTTGACATCAAGAACATGGCGGCTCAATATGTAGATTTCTACAAACAGTTGCTAAAACAAAAGAAAGATAAACAATAAATCAATTCTAAAGAACATCAAATTATGAAAATTATATTTTGCGATAATACCTTATGGGGATTGGTAAATTTTCGAGGCGAAGTTATAAAACATCTCAAAAGCGAAGGACATGAAGTTGTACTTGTTGCTCCAGAAAAAGAAGACAAACAAATGAGAACTACCATTCCAGATGGTGTGCATTACATTCCAATCAAAATGGAGCGCACTTCTCTGAACCCAATAAAGGACATAAAATACTTTCGTACGATGCTTCATATTTTCCGCAAAGAAAAACCAGATTACATTTTTACATACACCATCAAGCCAAACATATATGGATCAATTGCCGCAAGACTAGCTGGATGTCGCTCTACTGCTATGATGGCTGGGTTAGGATATATTTTCATAAATAACAGTATCGTCCTACGTGCAGCAAGAGTTTTCTATCAATTTGGACTTTCATTTGCAGAACATATAATAGTGCTCAATGACTATAATCGCCGGCTAATTGAACAAAAGCATTTATGTACCCCTAAAAAAATTGTTTTTTTAGAAGGCGGTGAAGGCATCAACATAGACAACTATAAGAAATATAACAATGCCTCTAATGATACAACATTTTTGTTTATCGGCAGAATTTTGTGGGATAAGGGTTATGATGAGTTTACGAAAGCAGCCCGCAAGGTAAAAGTTTTATATCCTAATGTGAACTTTGAGTTATTAGGCTCTCTTGACTCCAAATATCCGAAAAGCGTACCTGAAGAGCGCCTTCGTAAAGACGAAGAAGATGGAATAGTAAAATATATCGGTTTCACACACGATATGGACAAGGTGTTTCAACGAAAAGGCATTGTTATTACTGTGCCGTCATATAGCGAAGGTATGAATCGTGCCCTAATGGAAGCGTGCGCATCAGGCAAGCCTATTATTACTTCAGATATACCAGGCTGTCGTGAAGCTGTGATTGAAGGCAAAAATGGCTTTCTTGTACCTGCCCGCAATGCTGATGCATTAGCGGAAGCCATGCTAAGATTTCTACAACTCTCTCCACAAGAAAAACAGGACTTTTCAGATGAGAGCCGTAAAAAAGCCGAAAACCTATTTGATGTCCAAAGAGTAATAGCTAAATATACAAAGATTATTCATCAGAATGAAGCCCTCATGACAAATAAATAGTCGCCAACGTGAATGAAAATTAATAATATTAGCTTATCTTTGCAGTTGTAAGTGTGTCCTGAGACAGAATGAAATCTAATAAATCTATCCAATATAGCCAATATCAGACTTCATTCTGTCTCAGGACACACATTCTTCTGCAAAGATAGGCGGTTATGATTATACATAAGCAGAACTTTACATCTTTTTGTACCTATTGGTGCGCTATGATGGTACCAATTCATGTTCGATAGATAGAAAATACCAGATCATTAGTCCAAAAATAAATCATTATTTTTACCTAAAAGCATTTTACTTCACTATATTCTTAATAGCATTGCTTACTTGCGAAGACTCCTTATGCAACATTATCGGAAGAATCATACCAAACATCGCATTTCGTACTTCTCGGTTAGGATAACCTAACATATAACTGCTACCTACTACCTTTTTGATTGTAAGATAACCGGACTGATAAAGGAAGAGTTTTGGATCATTCATATTGACATCACTCATTTCCAAATAATCAGAATCAATCAAACAATTGTCCAGCTCAGGAATCTCGTTGATGAATTTACGCAAGACCTTGAGCAACATTTCGTTGGAACCAGAAGCTATCCAATAAGAATTTAGGCGCAGATTAGCCAAGGCATTACATACACTAAAAGGATTGTAAACACCGACGAGACTACGAGAGAAATGATAGCCATCATAGATAGAACTCATTGTATCCATAAGGGCACTCTTCGTGATAGCATAGTTATCTGCCAATTCAGATAGCTGTTCTGAAAAATAGAACTGGATTTCATCTTTAGTCAAACCACATATTGTTGCATACTCATTCCTAAAACTGACATTAGTTAATGTATTAAGCATACTAAACAAACTTATCTGAGTAAACTTAGTAATGCCAGTAATAAAGACGCACTTGATGCAGTAACCATAGTCTTTTAACCCTGTAAAGAAGTTACGATATATCTCACAGCATGCATCATGATGATTGGTTTCATAGGTATGCTGCAAAGGAACATCATACTCATCTACTATAATAGCTATCTGTACTCCCGCCTGTTCGTATGCTCTTTGGATAATACCATTTAAACGATTACCTAAAGACTGCTCATCCGGATTTCTGCCATATATCTTCTCGTATGAAGCCAATACATTGTTCAAATATTCTGTAAGCGTCTGTGCAGAAGAACCACCCAAACTCATACTGAAATAGATTACAGGACGTTTTACCCACTCCGATTCAAGTTCCATAATTTTGAGACCTTCAAAGAGTTCCTTTCTACCCTCAAAATAACATTTAAGGGTAGAGCACAAAAGAGACTTACCGAAACGGCGTGGACGGCTCAGGTAATTGTATTTAGTACCATTAGCCAGTTTCCAAACCATATCAGTCTTATCAGCATAGATATAATGATCTCTACGCATCTCTTCAAAATCCTGTATGCCTAAAGGCAATTTTCTATTCAGTTGCGTCATCTTGTCTCATTTTTCTGCAAATATACTCCTTTTATATGAAACAGCCAAACAATTTTTATGTTTTATACAATATTCACGTACCTTTTCAGTTTATATAATAAAATGAAGATATAAATATGTTAACAGAAATATTACCAATCATAGGAGCATTCATACTGAGCATGACATGTGGTGTATTTTTCATTCCATCAGTGCTGAAATTCTGCAAGAAAAAAAAGTTGTATGATATTCCAACCCTAAGAAAAGTGCATAGCGCACCTATACCACGATTGGGTGGCATTGCATTCATACCAAGCATGATGATTTCTGCTGTGGCTGTATTGCTTATCATAGCTACAAATAATATTCAAGACAAAATCTCTCTCAGTATGTGGAGCGTAGGTTTTATCTTGAGCCTGTCGATTATCTACTCTGTAGGAATCATTGACGATTTAATCGGTCTTAATGCTAAAGTGAAATTTGCCGCTCAAATTCTCGCTGCCAGCATCATGCCTATATGTGGGCTCCAGATTAACGACCTCTATGGTTTGTTTGGTATTTACAAGATACCTTCGAGTATTGGTATTTCTCTCACAATCTTTACATTTGTGTTCATAGATAATGCACTCAATCTGATAGACGGCATTGATGGTTTGGCAACAAGTCTTTCCATCATAGCTCTGCTGGGTTTCTTTTATTGCTTCATACCATACGATTTGATTGCTTATGAAGTAATGATTGCAGGATTGTTAGGCGTTCTGGTTGTATATCTGTATTTTAACATGTATGGGAAAGTAGAAAAAGGAACCAAGATATTCATGGGCGATTCGGGCAGCTTAACGTTGGGATTCTTCTTGGCATTCCTATTTGTCAAAGCAATTGCCGTAAATCCCAATATTATGCCAATGTCTCCAAAACGCGTTCTGATAGCATATAGTCTGCTCATCATACCTACTTTTGATGTCGTACGAGTAGTGTTACATCGCATCAGAAACAGAAAACCAATCTTTGATGCAGACAAAAGCCACATACATCACAAGATATTGGCTATGGGATATAACCAACACTATACGTTATTCTTTATCATCCTACTAACCCTAACTTTCGTTGGCACCAACGTAATACTTGGCAATATGAATATAGGATTAACAGGTATCTTACTTATCGATATAGCCCTCTATACGATGCTACACATCGGTATCAATCAAAAAATCAAACTAAAGAAAAAAGTAGAGAAATGACCATACAAAACAAAACAGAAACCAAGAATAGAAACAACAGAATGGAGCGTTTCGTAAAACGTTCTACAGATATTCTTGTTTCTGTACCTTGTCTCGTTCTATTCTCTCCCCTATTTGTCATTATCTCCTTAGCTATCAAATGGGAAGACGGATTACCAATCATCTACAAGCAAGAACGTATAGGTTTGCACGGGAAACCTTTCAACATCTATAAGTTCAGATCTATGAAGGCTGATGCAGAAAAAGATGGTCCAAATCTACTAGAGATTGAAGGCGACACGCGACTCACACGTGTAGGAAAATTCATAAGAACACACCATTTAGATGAACTTCCACAGTTATGGAATATTCTAAAGGGAGACATGTCGTTGGTCGGTCCCCGCCCGGAACGGAAATACTATATCGACCAAATCATCAAGCATGACCCTCGATATACTTATCTGTATCAGATCCGACCGGGTGCTACTTCTTATGCCACCCTGTATAACGGATATACGGATACGATGCCGAAGATGTTGAGAAGACTGAGTCTTGACCTCTACTACCTGGAACACAGATCCTGGTGGTTTGATGCAAAGATTCTGTTCAAAACTATGATGAACATCCTGTTTGGCAAAATATTCTAATGATGAGCTACTGATGCAATAAAGGGGTGAATACTTGTTCATAGCGATCTTTTAAGTTATTTTATCTCAGCAAACTTTGTAAATAGAAAAGAAAGTTGTATTTTTGCATT from the Segatella copri genome contains:
- a CDS encoding ATP-binding protein; translated protein: MTQLNRKLPLGIQDFEEMRRDHYIYADKTDMVWKLANGTKYNYLSRPRRFGKSLLCSTLKCYFEGRKELFEGLKIMELESEWVKRPVIYFSMSLGGSSAQTLTEYLNNVLASYEKIYGRNPDEQSLGNRLNGIIQRAYEQAGVQIAIIVDEYDVPLQHTYETNHHDACCEIYRNFFTGLKDYGYCIKCVFITGITKFTQISLFSMLNTLTNVSFRNEYATICGLTKDEIQFYFSEQLSELADNYAITKSALMDTMSSIYDGYHFSRSLVGVYNPFSVCNALANLRLNSYWIASGSNEMLLKVLRKFINEIPELDNCLIDSDYLEMSDVNMNDPKLFLYQSGYLTIKKVVGSSYMLGYPNREVRNAMFGMILPIMLHKESSQVSNAIKNIVK
- a CDS encoding MraY family glycosyltransferase, which encodes MLTEILPIIGAFILSMTCGVFFIPSVLKFCKKKKLYDIPTLRKVHSAPIPRLGGIAFIPSMMISAVAVLLIIATNNIQDKISLSMWSVGFILSLSIIYSVGIIDDLIGLNAKVKFAAQILAASIMPICGLQINDLYGLFGIYKIPSSIGISLTIFTFVFIDNALNLIDGIDGLATSLSIIALLGFFYCFIPYDLIAYEVMIAGLLGVLVVYLYFNMYGKVEKGTKIFMGDSGSLTLGFFLAFLFVKAIAVNPNIMPMSPKRVLIAYSLLIIPTFDVVRVVLHRIRNRKPIFDADKSHIHHKILAMGYNQHYTLFFIILLTLTFVGTNVILGNMNIGLTGILLIDIALYTMLHIGINQKIKLKKKVEK
- a CDS encoding sugar transferase; this translates as MTIQNKTETKNRNNRMERFVKRSTDILVSVPCLVLFSPLFVIISLAIKWEDGLPIIYKQERIGLHGKPFNIYKFRSMKADAEKDGPNLLEIEGDTRLTRVGKFIRTHHLDELPQLWNILKGDMSLVGPRPERKYYIDQIIKHDPRYTYLYQIRPGATSYATLYNGYTDTMPKMLRRLSLDLYYLEHRSWWFDAKILFKTMMNILFGKIF